In Aerococcus loyolae, a genomic segment contains:
- a CDS encoding metal ABC transporter solute-binding protein, Zn/Mn family, whose amino-acid sequence MKTMIKKIGFCLSLLALLVSFGCNQGKEAADKNGKGKLTVMTSFYPMQLLTQAVVGDQADVQVMISGKQEAHHFEPSAKDMARLQEADVFVYNSDDMEAWVESSLNSIDTDRVKVVESADNIEPISGAVETIEGEVLTAEDDHDHDHDHEGDHNHEEGGLHVHEYDPHTWLSPKNAMIQTQAICDAMKEVDPDQAELYQKNTDAFLEKLEALDHDYQRAFSNHPDQSFVTAHAAFGYLADEYNLKQIALTGVSDDAEPSPQAMAGVIDYIKQNNLPVIYFQENTSSKLADTLAAETGVKVSSLNALESASSDQPISGDTYINLMRENLEHLKLTIN is encoded by the coding sequence ATGAAAACGATGATTAAAAAGATAGGCTTTTGCCTAAGTCTGCTGGCTTTATTGGTCAGTTTTGGCTGTAACCAAGGCAAAGAAGCGGCAGATAAAAACGGCAAGGGCAAGTTAACTGTGATGACCAGTTTTTATCCCATGCAGCTATTAACCCAAGCGGTAGTCGGGGACCAAGCGGATGTTCAGGTGATGATATCAGGAAAGCAAGAGGCTCATCACTTTGAACCCAGTGCCAAGGATATGGCCCGCTTACAAGAGGCGGATGTCTTTGTTTATAATAGCGATGATATGGAAGCTTGGGTAGAAAGTAGTTTAAATAGTATTGACACTGACCGGGTCAAGGTCGTCGAGTCCGCTGACAATATTGAACCCATTTCGGGAGCGGTAGAAACGATTGAAGGGGAGGTCCTAACAGCTGAAGATGACCACGACCATGATCATGACCATGAAGGCGACCATAACCATGAAGAAGGCGGCCTCCATGTCCATGAATATGACCCCCATACCTGGCTTAGTCCTAAAAATGCCATGATTCAGACCCAAGCCATTTGTGACGCCATGAAAGAAGTTGACCCCGACCAGGCTGAACTGTATCAAAAGAATACCGATGCCTTCCTGGAAAAGTTGGAAGCACTTGACCATGACTATCAAAGGGCCTTTTCTAATCATCCCGACCAATCCTTTGTGACCGCCCATGCCGCTTTTGGGTATCTGGCTGATGAATATAATTTAAAGCAAATTGCTCTAACGGGAGTCAGTGATGATGCGGAGCCATCACCACAAGCTATGGCAGGGGTGATTGATTATATTAAACAAAATAATCTGCCGGTGATTTATTTCCAAGAAAACACCTCATCCAAACTCGCGGATACTTTGGCGGCGGAAACTGGGGTTAAGGTTTCCAGCCTCAATGCTCTCGAATCCGCCAGTTCTGACCAGCCAATTTCAGGCGATACCTATATTAATTTGATGCGGGAAAACCTCGAGCATTTAAAATTAACCATTAATTAG
- a CDS encoding multidrug ABC transporter permease yields MGRFLRLYGFHLKVYMKNSYFFWLPITSTLTFFCLQYIALYASGSASDPDLWLRSGVFGLWTSATTATGSIGYQRHLGTLPYLINTQVGDAYSLLSLLLPAASFGLLSFPLAYLLALVFNTGIQAFTLSILVQVLMLFLGAVVMDLFIAGFFVLTPNAIIYEELLHLPVMLLSGLLGTFALASHWISWTQWLIPIIYPIQALLGRGDHLSIVAYGFSLVLWLVLAVTLGSYLLRSARKQGLGRRF; encoded by the coding sequence ATGGGTCGCTTTTTACGCCTGTATGGCTTTCACTTAAAAGTCTATATGAAAAATTCTTATTTCTTCTGGCTGCCTATTACTAGCACACTGACTTTCTTCTGCTTGCAGTATATTGCCCTTTATGCGTCTGGGAGCGCTAGTGACCCTGATTTGTGGCTAAGGAGTGGGGTTTTTGGCCTCTGGACTTCGGCCACCACCGCGACAGGTTCGATTGGCTACCAGCGTCACTTAGGGACCTTGCCTTATTTAATTAACACCCAAGTGGGGGACGCCTATTCCTTATTAAGCTTATTACTGCCAGCTGCCTCCTTTGGCTTACTGAGTTTTCCCTTGGCTTATCTTTTAGCCCTTGTTTTTAATACGGGCATCCAAGCCTTTACTCTGTCCATACTAGTTCAGGTGCTGATGCTCTTTTTAGGCGCTGTCGTGATGGATTTATTTATTGCTGGCTTTTTTGTTTTAACCCCTAATGCAATTATTTATGAAGAATTACTTCACTTACCTGTCATGCTGCTTTCTGGCTTACTGGGGACTTTTGCCCTGGCCAGTCATTGGATCAGCTGGACCCAGTGGTTGATTCCGATCATCTATCCGATTCAAGCCCTTTTAGGGCGGGGAGACCACTTATCGATAGTGGCTTACGGTTTTTCTTTAGTCTTGTGGTTGGTCCTGGCAGTCACTTTGGGCTCTTATCTCTTAAGGTCAGCCCGTAAGCAAGGTTTAGGGAGGCGATTTTAA
- the ispE gene encoding 4-(cytidine 5'-diphospho)-2-C-methyl-D-erythritol kinase: MAIREKALAKINLAQDIYYQAEDDRFYFDMVMSSVDLADYLVIEENDSGEILIRSNQHFLPRDRRNHAYQAAVKMRELAGLDRGVTISIRKYIPVSAGLGGGSSDAAAVIRGLNRLWHLDWSLDQLMDIAVSIDSDAPYCLRGGLCRMTGSGRNYEVLPSLPSSWLVLAKPAFSISTPKMLAALKDHPQKLSTHAGPVTEAIKAGDFPRVMAELGNSLEAITFNYYPKLKALKERMQNFGAQGVTMTGSGSTIIGFTRQQQQAKRIYNGVKGFCEEVYVVRMNQNLRNIS, encoded by the coding sequence ATGGCTATTCGAGAAAAAGCTCTGGCTAAGATTAATCTCGCCCAGGACATCTACTATCAAGCAGAGGATGACCGCTTTTACTTTGATATGGTCATGTCCTCAGTCGACCTGGCTGATTACCTGGTTATTGAGGAAAATGATAGTGGTGAGATTCTTATTCGCTCTAACCAACATTTCCTGCCCCGGGACCGACGTAACCACGCCTACCAGGCCGCTGTAAAAATGAGGGAACTTGCCGGACTTGACCGGGGCGTAACTATCTCTATCCGCAAGTATATTCCGGTTTCAGCCGGGCTTGGGGGCGGATCAAGTGACGCAGCAGCAGTCATCCGGGGCTTAAACCGCCTCTGGCACTTAGATTGGTCCCTTGACCAACTCATGGATATTGCCGTAAGCATTGATAGTGATGCTCCCTATTGTTTAAGAGGGGGCTTGTGTCGAATGACCGGTTCGGGTAGAAATTATGAAGTCCTGCCTTCCTTACCGTCAAGCTGGCTGGTCCTAGCTAAACCTGCTTTTTCCATTTCCACCCCAAAGATGTTAGCTGCCTTAAAAGACCATCCCCAAAAGCTTTCTACCCATGCGGGCCCGGTAACGGAGGCGATTAAAGCCGGAGATTTTCCGCGAGTGATGGCAGAACTTGGCAATTCCTTAGAAGCCATTACTTTTAACTATTACCCAAAGTTAAAGGCCCTAAAGGAACGGATGCAAAATTTCGGCGCCCAAGGGGTAACCATGACGGGGAGCGGGTCGACCATTATCGGCTTTACCCGCCAGCAACAACAAGCTAAGCGAATTTATAATGGAGTAAAAGGCTTTTGCGAAGAGGTTTATGTGGTAAGAATGAATCAAAATCTCAGAAATATTAGTTAA
- a CDS encoding Veg family protein, translating into MPSNLQSIKAGLEENIGKPIQVTQQTGRKRITIRNGILSDTFPAVFVVELDQDENQFERVCYSYTDLLTESIEIEFP; encoded by the coding sequence ATGCCAAGTAATTTACAAAGTATTAAGGCAGGCTTAGAGGAAAATATTGGTAAACCGATCCAAGTAACGCAACAAACAGGGAGAAAGCGGATCACTATCCGTAATGGGATCTTAAGTGATACCTTTCCAGCCGTATTTGTTGTTGAACTCGACCAAGATGAAAATCAGTTCGAGCGCGTATGCTATAGCTATACCGACTTATTAACTGAAAGCATCGAAATTGAGTTTCCCTAA
- the tyrS gene encoding tyrosine--tRNA ligase, producing MNIIDELEWRGAINQQTDEAGLKDYVENHSISLYCGVDPTGDSLHIGHLIPFIMLKRFQLQGHRPVILIGGATGSIGDPSGRSEERQLQSMEVVNENARKLTAQMEKLFLKDPNAQFRLVNNYAWTKDLSLLDFLRDYGKLFNINTMLAKDVVASRLEHGISFTEFTYQILQSMDFLHLYREEDVRLQIGGADQWGNITSGLDLIRKVEGPEAKAFGLTIPLMLKADGTKFGKTAGGAVWLDPEKTSPYEFYQFWVNQDDADVVKYLKYFTFLSKEEIAELAEKVATEPHKREAQKTLAKEMTLFVHGEEGLADALSITEALFSGDIKNLSAKQIEQGFNNMPGAQVPRETANLAVWLVDNGVESSRRQSREDIKNGAIYINGERIQDIDYEISPADAIEDKYIVVRRGKKKYFLMTFVD from the coding sequence ATGAATATTATTGATGAATTAGAATGGCGTGGCGCAATTAACCAGCAAACCGATGAAGCCGGCTTAAAAGACTATGTTGAAAACCATTCGATCAGCCTCTATTGTGGGGTTGACCCTACTGGGGATTCCTTGCATATTGGCCACTTGATTCCTTTTATCATGCTGAAGCGTTTCCAATTGCAAGGGCATCGTCCGGTGATCTTAATTGGAGGAGCGACTGGTTCGATTGGTGACCCATCTGGTCGGAGTGAAGAGCGGCAACTACAATCCATGGAGGTTGTTAATGAAAATGCCCGTAAGCTGACCGCCCAAATGGAAAAACTCTTCCTCAAGGATCCTAACGCCCAATTCCGCCTAGTCAATAACTATGCTTGGACCAAGGACTTGTCCTTACTAGACTTCTTGCGTGACTATGGGAAATTATTCAATATCAATACCATGCTAGCTAAGGATGTTGTGGCTTCGCGTCTCGAACACGGGATTTCCTTTACTGAATTTACCTATCAAATTCTTCAATCCATGGACTTCTTACACTTATACCGGGAAGAAGATGTCCGCTTACAAATTGGTGGGGCCGACCAATGGGGCAATATTACCAGCGGTTTAGACTTGATTCGTAAGGTAGAAGGGCCTGAAGCTAAGGCCTTTGGGTTAACCATCCCCCTCATGTTGAAGGCAGATGGCACTAAATTTGGTAAAACTGCTGGTGGGGCAGTTTGGTTAGACCCTGAAAAAACCTCGCCTTATGAGTTTTACCAATTTTGGGTTAACCAAGATGATGCTGATGTGGTTAAATACTTGAAATACTTCACCTTCCTGTCGAAAGAAGAGATTGCTGAATTAGCCGAAAAAGTCGCCACTGAACCTCATAAACGGGAGGCTCAAAAGACTTTAGCCAAGGAAATGACCCTCTTTGTTCACGGGGAGGAAGGCTTAGCCGATGCCTTAAGCATTACTGAAGCTCTCTTTTCAGGAGACATTAAAAATCTCAGCGCCAAGCAAATTGAACAAGGCTTTAATAATATGCCCGGAGCCCAAGTGCCTAGAGAGACGGCTAACTTGGCAGTATGGCTAGTGGACAACGGGGTAGAGAGCTCACGCCGCCAATCCCGTGAAGACATTAAAAATGGGGCCATCTATATTAATGGCGAGCGGATCCAAGACATTGATTATGAGATTTCACCTGCCGATGCCATCGAAGATAAATACATTGTCGTGCGTCGGGGCAAGAAGAAATATTTTCTAATGACTTTTGTCGATTAA
- a CDS encoding TatD family hydrolase, giving the protein MLFDTHTHFNTADFDEDRGQAIERARQAGVSGMGIVGFDQDSIERGLPLVAKHPDMVGIYGWHPTEAGKYNQDIENLLLTALDTDKAVGVGEMGLDFYWDEDPLEVQEKVFRRQIAIAREAHLPVIIHNRDASEDVYRILKDEKIWEIGGIMHTYGESREDAKRFLDLGMHLSFSGVMTFKKTKEVRYVAANCPEDRLLIETDSPYLTPEPKRGQRNESANISFVNNRLADLRQTSYEAMAKITYDNACRLFGIEWTEAGWKKI; this is encoded by the coding sequence ATGCTCTTTGATACACATACCCACTTTAATACAGCTGACTTTGACGAAGACCGAGGCCAAGCCATTGAGCGCGCCCGTCAAGCTGGCGTTTCAGGCATGGGGATTGTTGGTTTTGACCAAGATAGTATTGAACGGGGCCTACCCTTAGTGGCTAAACACCCGGATATGGTTGGTATTTATGGCTGGCATCCCACGGAAGCAGGCAAATATAATCAAGATATTGAGAACTTACTCCTAACTGCCCTGGATACTGATAAGGCAGTTGGGGTAGGGGAGATGGGACTGGACTTCTATTGGGATGAAGATCCCTTGGAAGTTCAAGAAAAAGTTTTCCGCCGTCAAATTGCCATTGCTAGAGAGGCCCACTTGCCTGTGATTATTCATAACCGGGATGCTTCAGAGGATGTCTACCGGATTTTAAAAGATGAAAAAATTTGGGAAATTGGTGGGATTATGCATACCTATGGAGAAAGTCGCGAAGATGCCAAACGTTTCTTAGATTTAGGCATGCATCTATCTTTTTCTGGAGTGATGACCTTCAAGAAAACCAAGGAAGTTCGCTATGTGGCAGCAAACTGTCCCGAAGACCGTCTCTTAATTGAAACCGACTCCCCTTACCTGACCCCAGAACCCAAGCGGGGGCAACGGAATGAGTCCGCCAATATCTCCTTTGTTAACAATCGTTTGGCTGATCTTAGACAAACTAGCTATGAAGCTATGGCTAAGATTACCTATGACAATGCTTGTCGCTTATTTGGGATTGAATGGACGGAAGCTGGTTGGAAGAAAATCTAA
- the rsmA gene encoding 16S rRNA (adenine(1518)-N(6)/adenine(1519)-N(6))-dimethyltransferase RsmA: MTKSWIATPSRTNAILNRYQLDAKKSLGQNFLMEPQILEKMVEAAAIDQDTDVIEIGPGIGALTEFLCESAGRVLAFEVDDRLLPVLEAELGHYDNLTVLHQDILEADLKASVAQYFPDSKRLAVVANLPYYITTPIIFHFLESDLEVSDFALMMQYEVAERLTAQAGTKAYSALTIVLDYYCQSEIAVKVPKTVFKPRPKVDSAVLHLKRRQDPPVKPQNEDLFFKVVKGAFAHRRKTLWNNLKTLFVGQFQEPADLQAAIEAAGIDPKVRAEQLTIEDFSRLSDALNEAGFK, translated from the coding sequence ATGACTAAATCCTGGATTGCTACCCCTAGCCGGACCAATGCCATTTTGAACCGTTACCAGCTCGATGCCAAAAAGAGTTTGGGGCAAAATTTCCTTATGGAACCCCAAATCCTAGAAAAAATGGTGGAAGCCGCGGCCATTGACCAAGACACTGACGTCATTGAAATTGGTCCGGGAATTGGAGCCTTAACGGAATTTCTCTGTGAAAGTGCTGGCCGGGTCTTAGCTTTTGAAGTTGATGACCGGCTCTTACCGGTCTTAGAAGCGGAACTAGGACACTATGATAATTTGACCGTCCTCCACCAAGATATTTTGGAGGCTGATTTAAAGGCTAGCGTGGCCCAGTATTTTCCTGATTCCAAACGCCTAGCGGTGGTGGCTAACCTTCCTTACTATATAACGACTCCCATTATTTTTCATTTCTTGGAAAGTGATTTAGAGGTCTCTGACTTTGCCCTCATGATGCAGTATGAGGTTGCTGAACGTCTGACGGCTCAGGCGGGAACCAAGGCCTATAGTGCCTTAACCATTGTCTTAGATTATTACTGCCAGTCTGAAATTGCTGTCAAGGTCCCAAAGACCGTCTTTAAACCCCGGCCCAAGGTTGATTCCGCTGTTCTTCACCTGAAAAGACGGCAAGACCCTCCTGTTAAGCCACAAAATGAGGACTTATTCTTTAAGGTCGTCAAGGGGGCCTTCGCTCACCGGCGCAAGACCCTGTGGAACAATTTGAAAACTCTCTTTGTGGGGCAATTTCAAGAGCCAGCTGATTTACAAGCAGCCATTGAAGCCGCAGGAATTGATCCTAAGGTCCGGGCTGAGCAATTGACCATTGAAGATTTCTCCCGTTTAAGTGATGCCTTAAATGAGGCTGGTTTTAAATAA
- a CDS encoding metal ABC transporter ATP-binding protein, with protein MHYIQVEDLRFSYDSEPVLNNISFTVDPGEFVILTGENGAAKSTLLKNILGLLQPDKGKVTISKTNIYDNKLQIGYVPQMVASFNAGFPSTVYEFVLSGRYQQGRWFKRLTDEDHEHVKRALNSVGMWEQAQEKVGELSGGQKQRIVLARVFATDPDLFVLDEPTTGMDKASREEFYTLLKHNTRRHGKAILMVTHEDIHLQDYFDKHIHLTREEGSPWRCFSMTSWPEPSSPVEP; from the coding sequence ATGCATTATATCCAAGTCGAAGACTTGCGCTTTTCTTATGATAGTGAGCCAGTTCTCAACAATATCAGCTTTACCGTTGACCCCGGTGAATTTGTGATCTTAACTGGGGAGAATGGGGCAGCCAAGTCCACCCTGTTGAAAAATATTCTGGGTCTACTGCAACCAGACAAGGGAAAAGTGACGATCAGTAAAACCAATATTTATGATAATAAACTACAAATTGGCTATGTCCCCCAGATGGTGGCTAGCTTCAATGCTGGTTTTCCTAGCACGGTTTATGAATTTGTCCTCTCAGGCCGTTACCAACAAGGTCGTTGGTTTAAACGCCTGACCGATGAGGACCATGAACACGTTAAGCGGGCCCTTAACTCAGTAGGCATGTGGGAACAGGCCCAAGAAAAAGTGGGGGAATTATCCGGTGGCCAGAAACAACGGATTGTCTTGGCCCGGGTCTTTGCTACCGATCCTGACCTATTTGTTCTGGATGAGCCTACTACCGGTATGGATAAGGCCTCACGGGAAGAGTTTTACACCTTATTGAAACATAATACCCGCCGCCATGGTAAAGCCATCCTCATGGTGACCCATGAGGATATCCATTTACAAGATTATTTCGATAAACACATTCATTTAACTAGAGAGGAGGGGTCACCATGGCGCTGTTTCAGTATGACTTCATGGCCCGAGCCTTCATCGCCTGTGGAGCCATAG
- a CDS encoding ABC transporter permease: MRIQMKSLPFLQNKKLILIHFLILPIIQILVILLLNQQYAKALNPQVAMASVYLSANSFCLSTMAYLLVVDYLSQIFREVLVHKPWSLSYWGRKLATSLLLSSIIFLINGGLLLMIGVDNLYFWRCLAALPLSLLFSAGLGIAGYLLSVHRDNIYLFTNLFTAILPLMAGVVAPISAYPPLFKQASYVFPYGQVVEGIYQGETSGLFVLVYIAIIFAFNYFCLKGLKKQLLLG; encoded by the coding sequence ATGCGGATTCAAATGAAATCCTTACCCTTTTTACAGAATAAGAAATTGATCCTTATCCATTTTCTGATCCTACCGATTATTCAGATCCTAGTTATCCTCCTCCTCAATCAACAATATGCTAAGGCGCTTAATCCCCAAGTGGCTATGGCCTCAGTTTATTTGTCGGCCAATAGCTTCTGCTTGTCGACCATGGCTTATCTTTTAGTGGTGGATTATTTAAGCCAAATTTTTAGGGAAGTCCTGGTCCATAAGCCTTGGTCTTTAAGCTATTGGGGTAGGAAGCTTGCTACTAGTCTCTTGTTAAGTTCAATCATTTTTTTGATCAATGGCGGCCTCTTACTGATGATTGGCGTGGACAACTTATATTTTTGGCGTTGCCTAGCCGCTTTACCGCTTTCCTTATTATTTAGTGCAGGATTAGGGATTGCCGGTTATTTATTAAGTGTCCACCGCGATAATATCTATCTCTTTACTAACCTCTTTACCGCCATCCTACCCCTTATGGCTGGCGTGGTTGCCCCTATTTCTGCCTACCCACCTCTCTTTAAGCAGGCTAGCTATGTCTTCCCTTATGGTCAAGTGGTAGAGGGGATTTACCAGGGGGAGACCAGTGGTTTATTCGTTTTAGTCTACATCGCTATTATTTTTGCTTTTAATTACTTCTGCTTAAAGGGGCTAAAAAAACAGCTACTGCTGGGCTAG
- a CDS encoding metal ABC transporter permease, translating into MALFQYDFMARAFIACGAIACFAPVLGLLLILRKQSLMSDTLAHVSLAGVALGFLLGVEPIYTTILVVVIAALALEYLRRVYKNYSDISIAMLMSGGMALALLLMSRVESASSIEAYLFGSIVTISPVQVRLLIALAVIVLLAYFVFKRVLYVEAFDESIAYTSGLPTRLISMVLSIVTGVAISIMMPIAGTLLVSSILIMPAAIAMRLMKSFDSVIILAIIIALAGMFSGLLISYGLDTPPGATIAFIFVCLFALESIVLRLVKK; encoded by the coding sequence ATGGCGCTGTTTCAGTATGACTTCATGGCCCGAGCCTTCATCGCCTGTGGAGCCATAGCCTGCTTTGCTCCGGTATTGGGTTTATTGCTGATTTTAAGGAAGCAGTCCCTAATGTCGGATACCCTGGCCCATGTTTCCTTAGCCGGGGTGGCTTTAGGTTTCTTATTAGGGGTTGAACCGATCTATACGACCATTTTAGTGGTGGTGATTGCGGCCTTGGCCTTGGAATACCTCCGCCGGGTTTACAAAAATTATTCGGATATTTCCATTGCCATGTTAATGTCGGGGGGGATGGCCCTGGCCTTACTATTAATGTCCCGGGTCGAGTCAGCCAGCAGTATCGAGGCCTACTTGTTCGGGTCGATTGTCACCATTTCGCCTGTACAAGTCCGCTTATTAATTGCCTTAGCAGTCATTGTCCTCCTTGCTTATTTTGTCTTTAAGCGGGTCCTCTATGTGGAAGCCTTTGATGAGAGTATTGCCTATACTTCGGGCCTCCCGACGCGCTTGATTTCCATGGTGCTTTCGATCGTGACTGGGGTAGCCATTTCCATCATGATGCCGATTGCTGGAACCTTGTTGGTCTCTTCCATCCTGATCATGCCAGCGGCCATTGCTATGCGCTTGATGAAGAGTTTTGATAGTGTGATTATCCTAGCTATTATCATTGCCTTAGCTGGTATGTTTTCAGGTCTGTTGATTTCCTATGGCTTAGACACCCCTCCAGGAGCGACTATCGCCTTTATCTTTGTCTGTCTTTTTGCCTTGGAAAGTATTGTCTTACGCTTGGTTAAAAAATAG
- the rnmV gene encoding ribonuclease M5: MKKRLKEVIVVEGRDDSQRLKQFYQVKTIETNGSAINQETMDKIKQAQDLYGVIVFTDPDVSGEKIRRTIMRDVPEVQHAFLERQEAKPKNKGSLGVEHASFAAIDRALSAVYTVTTSGESQPPFTAVELMVLGLLGGEDAAARRDYLTKRLKIGHSNGKQLAKRLALFQISQTAVLEVVAEYNQKREEGEQL, from the coding sequence ATGAAAAAACGCTTAAAAGAGGTTATTGTTGTTGAAGGCAGGGATGATAGCCAACGTTTAAAACAGTTCTATCAGGTGAAAACCATCGAAACTAATGGCTCAGCCATCAACCAAGAAACCATGGATAAAATTAAGCAGGCCCAGGACTTATATGGGGTTATTGTTTTTACTGACCCGGATGTTTCTGGAGAAAAAATCCGTCGCACCATTATGCGGGATGTTCCCGAAGTCCAACATGCCTTTTTGGAAAGGCAGGAGGCCAAGCCCAAGAACAAGGGCAGCTTGGGAGTGGAACACGCCTCTTTTGCGGCCATCGACCGCGCCCTGAGTGCCGTCTATACGGTAACCACTAGTGGTGAAAGTCAACCGCCTTTTACCGCAGTTGAACTGATGGTACTGGGTCTCTTAGGAGGAGAAGATGCAGCGGCTAGACGAGACTATCTGACCAAACGGTTGAAAATTGGCCATAGTAATGGCAAGCAATTAGCCAAGCGCTTGGCCCTATTTCAAATTTCTCAAACAGCCGTTTTGGAAGTCGTCGCAGAATATAATCAAAAAAGAGAAGAAGGAGAACAGCTATGA
- the metG gene encoding methionine--tRNA ligase, with amino-acid sequence MTNTKEPFYVTTPIYYPSGQLHIGNSYSTIAADTIARYKRLMGHEVFFLTGADEHGLKIQQKAEEEGISPKAYVDRMAEGMQKLWKSLDISNDKFIRTTDDYHVKAVQDIFEQLLDQGDIYLGEYEGWYSVSDEEYFTETQLAEVYRDDDGKVIGGKAPSGHEVELVKEESYFFKMSKYADRLLQYYEDHPDFIQPESRKKEMINNFIKPGLEDLAVTRTSFSWGIPVRSNPKHVIYVWIDALANYITALGYGSEDDSRYQKFWPANVHLVGKEIVRFHTIYWPIMLMALDLPLPKQVFGHGWLLMQDGKMSKSKGNVVYPEMLIDRYGLDALRYYLMREVQFGSDGVFTPDNFVNRINFDLANDLGNLLNRTISMLNKYQEGRAGAYPGQVTDFDADLEAVIEDNVRAYFGNMDNFHFSLALDNTWKIISRANKYIDETMPWVLAKDDSKQAELQSVLYHLVDVLRIIAILIQPVMTQTPKLIFKQLGISDSDHSFASLEIGLYPAVAQVIAKGEPIFPRLDKEEEVDYIRSQMSTPAADEEDWDPEETELVNAKDKTIKFDKFDDVELKVAEIKDCDFVEGADKLLKFRLDAGDQQDRQILSGIREFYPEPKDLIGKKVIIVANLKARKMKGEISQGMILSAEDGDDLRVIFVDESLPNGSLLG; translated from the coding sequence GTGACTAATACTAAAGAACCTTTTTATGTAACCACCCCGATTTATTATCCTAGTGGCCAACTACATATTGGTAATTCCTACTCAACCATTGCTGCTGATACCATTGCCCGCTATAAACGCCTAATGGGCCATGAGGTCTTCTTCCTTACGGGGGCTGACGAACATGGTTTGAAGATCCAACAAAAGGCTGAAGAAGAAGGAATTTCTCCCAAAGCCTATGTCGACCGGATGGCTGAGGGCATGCAAAAGTTGTGGAAGAGCTTAGATATTTCTAATGATAAATTTATTCGCACGACCGATGACTACCACGTCAAAGCCGTCCAAGACATTTTTGAACAACTCTTAGACCAAGGAGACATTTACTTGGGAGAATATGAGGGTTGGTATTCGGTTTCTGATGAAGAATACTTTACCGAAACCCAATTAGCGGAAGTCTACCGTGATGACGATGGTAAGGTAATTGGTGGTAAGGCGCCTTCCGGCCACGAGGTTGAACTGGTTAAAGAGGAGTCCTATTTCTTTAAGATGTCTAAGTATGCTGACCGCCTCTTACAATACTATGAAGACCATCCTGACTTCATCCAACCAGAATCTCGCAAGAAGGAAATGATTAATAACTTCATCAAACCTGGATTGGAAGATTTAGCAGTGACCCGGACTTCTTTCTCTTGGGGGATTCCGGTTCGCTCTAATCCTAAACACGTGATTTATGTTTGGATCGATGCCTTAGCCAACTATATTACCGCCTTAGGCTATGGTTCAGAGGATGACTCCCGCTACCAAAAATTCTGGCCTGCCAATGTCCATTTAGTGGGTAAGGAAATTGTCCGTTTCCACACCATCTATTGGCCAATTATGTTAATGGCTCTTGACCTGCCTCTACCCAAACAAGTCTTTGGTCACGGCTGGTTATTGATGCAAGACGGCAAGATGTCTAAGTCTAAGGGGAATGTGGTTTATCCTGAAATGCTGATTGACCGTTACGGACTCGATGCCTTACGCTACTACTTAATGAGGGAAGTGCAATTTGGTTCGGATGGGGTATTTACTCCTGACAATTTTGTCAATCGGATCAATTTTGACTTGGCCAATGACTTGGGGAACTTATTGAACCGGACCATTTCCATGTTGAATAAGTACCAAGAGGGACGCGCTGGTGCTTATCCTGGCCAAGTGACTGACTTTGATGCTGACTTGGAAGCCGTTATCGAAGACAATGTCAGAGCCTACTTTGGTAATATGGATAACTTCCACTTCTCCCTAGCCCTAGATAATACTTGGAAGATTATTTCGCGGGCCAATAAGTATATTGACGAAACCATGCCTTGGGTCCTTGCTAAAGATGACAGTAAGCAAGCGGAATTACAATCCGTGCTTTATCACCTAGTCGATGTGCTGCGGATAATTGCTATTCTGATCCAACCTGTCATGACTCAAACTCCTAAGTTGATCTTTAAACAATTAGGGATTTCTGATAGTGACCATTCTTTCGCTTCCTTAGAAATCGGTCTCTATCCAGCAGTTGCCCAAGTGATTGCTAAAGGAGAACCTATCTTCCCACGTTTAGATAAGGAAGAAGAGGTTGACTATATTCGTTCGCAAATGTCTACTCCAGCAGCCGACGAAGAAGACTGGGATCCTGAGGAAACTGAATTAGTTAACGCTAAGGATAAGACGATTAAATTCGATAAATTTGATGATGTTGAACTTAAGGTGGCTGAAATCAAAGACTGTGACTTTGTTGAAGGCGCCGACAAGCTCTTGAAATTCCGCTTAGATGCCGGAGACCAACAAGACCGGCAAATCCTATCTGGGATCCGTGAATTTTACCCAGAACCTAAGGATCTCATTGGTAAAAAGGTCATTATTGTAGCTAATTTAAAAGCCCGTAAAATGAAAGGGGAAATCTCCCAAGGAATGATTCTTTCCGCAGAAGATGGCGACGATTTACGCGTGATTTTTGTTGATGAATCCTTGCCAAATGGGAGTCTCCTGGGCTAG